The genomic region TCTGAGCCAGGATCAAACTCTCCGTAAAAAATTTATTTCAAGGACCTGTCTGCTGTTTAGTTTTCAAAGATCGATTTGTTTTTAAATTCAAACAAACGGAAGACAGAATTATATCTTTTCTTTTCTTTTCTTCTGTCAACTACTTTTTTCAGTTTGTTAAACTTTTCTTAAAGAACTTGCCCCTCAAAAACTTTTGTTTTACTTCCCTGAGGAACGAGACAGCTTATAGTTCTTTTTTGTTCTCCTTGTCAAACCCTTTTTTAAACTTTTTAATCTTTTTTATTTTAAACCCAGTTTAAAAAAGACTCTGATTAAACTTTTATTGTTTTTGTATAATAACCTGAACTATCTTTTTTCCTTATAAATTCAAAAACATAATCATAATCAAAATCAAGTTCTGAGTCCAAGTGTGTTACATAGATTAAAGACTTATGTGACATTTTACAAATGACTTTTACAATATCAAGAACAATCTTTCTATAATAAGGGTCAAGACCATGACAGGGTTCATCCATGATAATGAGGTCAGGATTTTTAATAAGAGCCCTTAAAATAAAAATCAGTCTTTGCTGTCCATAGGAAAGAAAAAGAAAATTTTTATAAAAAAACTCTTCAATACCAAACTTTTTAAAAATATAGCTTGCTGTATCAATCTGCTTTTTATCAGGTTTTTTATAAAGTCCTATGGAATCATAATAACCGGAAATTAAAACTTTATAGGCTTCAATTTTTTTATCATACTGCAAATGCAATGAGGGAGAAATAAATCCTGTGTTTTTTTTAAGCTCCCAGATAGTTGTTCCTCCACCTCTTTTTTTTCCAAAAACCTTTACATCGTTTGAGTAAACCTGGAGATTATCTCCTGTGATAAGAGATAAAAGTGTTGATTTGCCGCAACCGTTCTCACCTTTGATAACCCATTTGTCTCCCCTTGAAATTTGAAGATTTATATTTTCAAGAACTTTTTTTTCTCCATAAAAAACATTGCAGTTTACAAGACTGGCAATAACTTCTTTTTTAAAAGAGACTTTCCTTTCTAGAAATTCCGATAAATCAGGGGTCTTTTTACCTGAAATTTTTAAAATATCAGGATTTTCAACCTCAAACACTTTATTGTCATCAATGGCAAGATATCTGAATTTACACCCTGGGATTTCATCCAATCTATGGGTTACAAGAATAAAACTTATATCTGAAGAACAAATATCTAAAACAATCTGCTTTAGAAGCTTAACTGAGTTTAAATCAAGCCCATCAAAAGGCTCATCAAGAATTATAAGTTCGGGCTTATCTTCAAAGGCTTTTAAAATTTGAAATTTTCTTAATTCACCACTTGAAAGATTATCTATGTTTTTATCTTTAAATGAATTTAGATCAAAAGTTTTATAAAAAGGGTTTTTATCATCTAAAATGGACAAAACATCAGGCTTTATTTTTTTACCTGAATAATACTCAGCCTCCTCAAGATTTACCTGCTTTCGCATTATTTTTCTTAGGTTTTCAAATGAAATATATAAAATATTTTTACTTAAAGGAAGCTTATGATAGCGGGAAATATTGCCTTTGCAAATGGGTACTTCTCCAGTTATTGCCTTCATAAGAGAAGTTTTTCCACTGCCGTTTTTTCCTGTTACAAGAATATTTTCACCCTTGGAAATGGAAAAAGATGTTCCGGGCAAGGCCAAAAAATCCTGGTAGCAAATAGTGATGTTTTTTATATCAAGGAGTAAATCTTTTGCCATAGTATCTAAAAAAACAGCGGATAAATTTCCACTCTCCTATTCATGCTTTTATAGTATTCATTGGTATTTGGAAGAATAGGCATTGCCTTGCCAAAACCCTGAGATTCTATTCTTGAAGGCGAAACATTGCTTTTTTGAAGATAGGCTTTAACAGATTCAGCTCTTCTTTTGCTAAGCAAAAGATTATATTTTTCTTCACCTGTGCTGTCTGTAAATCCCCTGAGGCTTAAACGCGTGCCCAAAAATTCAGGAGATCCAATCACTCTTGCTATGGAATCAAGAAAAGATGCTGCTTTTGAATCAATTTTACTGGAATCAAAATCAAAATTAACCCTTAAAACAATAGAAGTTCCATATTCATTTTTATTGTTTTTAAGATCCAGCATTGTGTTTTTTAATTTTTCTGCAAAATCAATCTGGTCAAAACTATCAGAGCTGAAAAGAAGCTTTTTTTTGAGTTCTGATTTTTTTTCTTCAATATTTTCTTCTTTTAAAAGCTCATCTTCTCTGGTGCTGTCTTTATCTTGCTTTAAACTTCTTTTTCTAAATTCAATTTTATCTACCATTGAAAAATCAAGGTATTCAGGAATCCAGGTATTATTGTATTCATCAAATCTTAATACTGAAATTTTTTTTGAGGGAGTGGAGTTTCCTGAATATCTAA from Desulforegulaceae bacterium harbors:
- a CDS encoding ATP-binding cassette domain-containing protein; this encodes MAKDLLLDIKNITICYQDFLALPGTSFSISKGENILVTGKNGSGKTSLMKAITGEVPICKGNISRYHKLPLSKNILYISFENLRKIMRKQVNLEEAEYYSGKKIKPDVLSILDDKNPFYKTFDLNSFKDKNIDNLSSGELRKFQILKAFEDKPELIILDEPFDGLDLNSVKLLKQIVLDICSSDISFILVTHRLDEIPGCKFRYLAIDDNKVFEVENPDILKISGKKTPDLSEFLERKVSFKKEVIASLVNCNVFYGEKKVLENINLQISRGDKWVIKGENGCGKSTLLSLITGDNLQVYSNDVKVFGKKRGGGTTIWELKKNTGFISPSLHLQYDKKIEAYKVLISGYYDSIGLYKKPDKKQIDTASYIFKKFGIEEFFYKNFLFLSYGQQRLIFILRALIKNPDLIIMDEPCHGLDPYYRKIVLDIVKVICKMSHKSLIYVTHLDSELDFDYDYVFEFIRKKDSSGYYTKTIKV
- a CDS encoding OmpA family protein, producing MKKNLLFFAIFFFFSFEVSYSKNFIVYLKDNSRIISNEFSLPLDKEKKDDLYNPNLRATDLNISQIEYTSDKDSLVHYILKPELFSKVLELDFIEEVPGISNSYTLAIKFDDNRIDNSSNAKFFRYSGNSTPSKKISVLRFDEYNNTWIPEYLDFSMVDKIEFRKRSLKQDKDSTREDELLKEENIEEKKSELKKKLLFSSDSFDQIDFAEKLKNTMLDLKNNKNEYGTSIVLRVNFDFDSSKIDSKAASFLDSIARVIGSPEFLGTRLSLRGFTDSTGEEKYNLLLSKRRAESVKAYLQKSNVSPSRIESQGFGKAMPILPNTNEYYKSMNRRVEIYPLFF